In Bacillus sp. DX3.1, the following proteins share a genomic window:
- a CDS encoding DUF3243 domain-containing protein, producing the protein MSVLDNFEQWKGFLGERLEQAQGKGLDGGTVSDMAYRVGDYLANEVQARNDQEKLLAELWKVADEQEQHTIANLMVKFVQHK; encoded by the coding sequence ATGTCAGTATTAGATAACTTTGAACAATGGAAAGGCTTTTTAGGAGAGCGTCTAGAGCAAGCGCAAGGAAAAGGTCTTGATGGTGGTACTGTTTCAGATATGGCATACCGCGTTGGAGATTATCTTGCAAATGAAGTACAGGCACGCAATGACCAAGAAAAGCTTTTAGCGGAGCTTTGGAAAGTTGCTGATGAGCAAGAGCAGCATACAATTGCGAATTTAATGG